The stretch of DNA TGTGTGAAATATGTACCGACAAACAAAGACTTGTATACAATAATCCATTCGCAAGTTGGAGATGTAAGTTGTGATATGCAACTCAAGCTGCAGTGATACATCATAAAAATTCTGTTACACAGTTTTACCCATGAAGTTAGACCCCTACAGTACATCTTCAATTATGTTGTGAGCAACAGATACACGAGGCCTTTCAAATATTCAACTATCTCGGACCCACCAAGTTTTGAAATTCCAAAGACTCTGTCAACAAACGTTATTGGGACCTGGAGATAGGAGGACAGCCAAGATTTCATTTCATTTACTAGAGCTAAGAGATGATCATTGCATACAAAGAATGAGACATCACAGTGGCATACCTCATCGATGTGATAACCTTTCCTAGTAGCCCTAACAATCATCTCCATCTGGAACACATAGCCCTTGCTGACGCATGAGGAGATTAAATCTTCCAGGACATCTCGCTTATATAACCTATTATGAAATTAATATTCATCAAAAGACTGATTGAAAGGAGTTTATTCTGCTCGAGATAAAAGAAGGCACACCTAAACGATCCGGTTAAATCTGAGGCTCCAGGTTGCAGTAATGTCTGTGCAAGAACATTAGCTCCTCGGCTAGTTAGCTTGCGCATGAGATTCCAACCATGGACACCACCATTCTTAACATAACGAGTGCCAGTTACAACATCAGCACCAGTTTCCTTTTGCTTCCTGGTTAAGGAAAGAACATGATTAAAAAGGCACAGTTTTATGAGCTAACTCATATCAGTAGCCTCAGTGAAGGGCCTAAAGTGACCAACTATTGGATTAAAAAACTCGTGACATTATTATCTTTTTGTGACTaaagatattctcagatcagtCAGACACTCAGGCTGAGAATTGTCTGCACGCAAAAATTAGATTGAGGATGTGGATTAACATCTGTAAAATAGCATGTAGTAGAAATCCAAAAACTCTTATGTCTTCAGAGATAAGATTCTTACCTAATAAAGCTTGGCAAGTACTTTGGCTGTTCAGAGTGGGAAAACATCATTAGCAAGCTAGGAAGAAAATATTCTGAATAGCAGAAAAATgtaaagaaacaaaaaatggtGAAAGGTTTATACATGGTGAGATAGGTCTGCATCCATGATAACAACAAATTCCCCCCAGGCATGCTTTAATCCATGTAAATACGCAGTACCTGGATATTTGCCGTTGCTACTTAATACAAATGGATGGCATAAATTCATTAGAAACTTAACACAGAGTCCTAAGCTCACCAAGTCCTAGCTTCCTTGGCCTAGCTCGCAGTAACTG from Panicum virgatum strain AP13 chromosome 9K, P.virgatum_v5, whole genome shotgun sequence encodes:
- the LOC120649322 gene encoding dolichol-phosphate mannosyltransferase subunit 1-like isoform X2, with translation MEAAAGGKRAYSIIVPTYNERLNVALIVYLIFKHLPDVNFEIIIVDDGSPDGTQDIVKQLQEVYGEDRIPKYLPSFIRKQKETGADVVTGTRYVKNGGVHGWNLMRKLTSRGANVLAQTLLQPGASDLTGSFRLYKRDVLEDLISSCVSKGYVFQMEMIVRATRKGYHIDEVPITFVDRVFGISKLGGSEIVEYLKGLVYLLLTT
- the LOC120649322 gene encoding dolichol-phosphate mannosyltransferase subunit 1-like isoform X1: MEAAAGGKRAYSIIVPTYNERLNVALIVYLIFKHLPDVNFEIIIVDDGSPDGTQDIVKQLQEVYGEDRILLRARPRKLGLGTAYLHGLKHAWGEFVVIMDADLSHHPKYLPSFIRKQKETGADVVTGTRYVKNGGVHGWNLMRKLTSRGANVLAQTLLQPGASDLTGSFRLYKRDVLEDLISSCVSKGYVFQMEMIVRATRKGYHIDEVPITFVDRVFGISKLGGSEIVEYLKGLVYLLLTT